A segment of the Thermus sp. LT1-2-5 genome:
CCGGTCTTGGCGGCGTGGACGGGGAGGTCCTCGGCCACGCTTTGGATCTGGGCGTAGACCAACTCCGGGGGGAGAAGGTGCACCCGCCGCACCCCCAGGGTGTTCTGGGCCGTGACCAGGGTGAGGGCACTCGCCCCGTAGACCCCGAAGCGGAAAAAGGTCTTGAGGTCCGCCTGCACCCCCGCCCCGCCTCCCGAGTCCGAGCCGGCGATGGTAAGGGCTACCCTCATCCTTCCTCCAAGGGCCTGCCCCGGGTTTCCACCCCCACGCCGAAGGCGAAAAGCCCCGCCAGGAGGAGAAGCCCCCCGTGGAGGGCCAGCACGCCCCCCGGCCCCAAGGCGGGAAGCAGGACCCCGGTGGCGTAGGGCGCCAGAATCCCCCCCACCCGGCCCACGGCGGCGGCCAGCCCCGCCCCGCTTCCCCGCAAGGCGGTGGGGAAAAGCTCCGGGGTATAGGCGTAAATGGCCCCCCAAGCCCCCAGGTTGAAGAAGGAGAGGAGGCTTCCGAAAAGAAGCACCTCCGCGGGAGAGGAGGACCGGGAGAGAAGGTAAGCGGCGAGGGCGGAGAAGGCCAAAAAGGCCACCAGGACCGGCCTGCGCCCCAGGCGCTCCACCAAGAAGGCAGCAGCCAAGTACCCCGGCACCTGGGCCAGGGTGATGAGGAGGACATATTCCAGGGAGCGCACCAGGGTGTACCCCTGGGCCACGAGAAGGGAAGGAAGCCAGATAAAGGCCCCGTAGTAGCCGGCGTTCAGGGCAAACCAAGCGAGGGAGAGGAAAAGGGTGCGGCGCAAGAGGGGTGGGCGGAAAAGGGCAGCGTAGGGGTATGCCCTGGGGGAGGGGACGGGGGAAGGCGGGGGCAAAGGATGGGAAAAGGCCTTTTCCCAGGCAACCACCAAGGCCTCCGCCTCCTTCAGACGCCCCTGGGCCACGAGCCAGCGGGGCGACTCGGGCAGGGAAAGCCGCAGGTAGGCGGCGTAGAGGGCGGGAAGGGCCCCCACGAGGAAGGCCGCCCGCCAACCCAGGCCCGGGACCAGGAGGTAGCCCGCCAAGGCGGCAAGGAGCCACCCCACCGCCCAAAAGGCCTCCAGGAGGACCACCATGCGACCCCGGTGGGCCCTGGGGCTAAACTCCCCCATGAGGCTCGCCGCCACGGGCAGCTCAGCCCCAAGCCCCAGCCCCGTGAGGAAGCGGAAGAAGTAGACCCACCCAAGGCCCGGGGCCAAGGCGGTAAGAAGGCTTCCCAAGCCCGCCAGGAAGAGGCTATACCCCACCACCGCCTTCCGCCCCAAGCGGTCGGCAAGCCTCCCCCCCGCGGCCGCCCCCAAGAGCATGCCCAAAAGCCCGGCACTTCCCAAAAGCCCCGCCTGGACCGGGCTTAGGCCAAACTCCCGCGACAAGGCGGGCAGGGTGAAGCTAATGAGGCCCACGTCCATGGCGTCCAAGGCCCAGCCCAGGCCCAGCAGGAAGAGCAAGCGGTAGTGGGGCCTGCCCAAGGGCAGGCGTTCCAAGCGGGAAAGCACGTCCATGGCTTTAGGCTACCGGAAGCTCCAGCCGCCCCTTGCCCCTCAGCACCGCCTCCACCAGGTTCATGGGGCAGAAGGGCCCGCACATGCTACAGGCCTTGGTGCGGCTTCCCCGCTCCTCCTTGAGCCGCCGGGCCTCCTCGGGGAAGAGGCACAGGGCGAACTGGGCCTCCCAGTCCAGGCGGTAGCGGGCCTCGGACATCCTCCGGTTGCGCTCCAGGGCCCTCGGGTTCCCCCGGGCCACGTCCGCGGCGTGGGCGGCGATCTTGAAGGCGATCACCCCCTCCTTCACGTGCTCCACCGTGGGCAGGCCCAGGTGCTCCGCCGGGGTCAGGTAGCAGAGCATGTCCGCCCCCATCCAGCCCGCCAAAGCCCCCCCGATGGCCCCGGCGAGGTGGTCGAAGCCGGCAGCGGTGTCCACGGGGAGCATGCCCAGGATGTAGAAGGGGGCATGCCCCGTGAGCTTCTTCTGGATTTGCACGTTGGTGGCCACCTCGTTCAAGGGGATGTGCCCGGGGCCCTCCACCATGGCCTGGACCCCGGCCCGCCGCGCCCGTTCCACCAGCTCCCCGATGGTCAAAAGCTCGGCGATCTGGGCCCGGTCGGTGCTGTCCGCCAGGGAGCCGGGCCTCAGGCCATCCCCCAGGGAGAGGGTCATATCGTAGGTGCGGGCGAGGTCCAAGAGGTCGTCGAAGCGGGCGTAGAGGGGGTTTTCCTCCCCCCGGTGGAGCATCCAGGCCGCCATGAGCCCCCCGCCCCGGCTCACGATGCCCGTAGTGCGGGGGCTATTCCGGTAGATCTCCAGGTTCTTCAGGGTCACCCCCACGTGCACGGTGATGTAGTCCACCCCCTCCTTCCCGTGCGCCTCGATGACCTCAAAGAGCTCGTCTGCGGACATATCGAAGAAGTTCTTGCGCTTGGCGGCGCGGAACTCCGCCTCGTAAATGGGCACGGTGCCCAAGGGGACGGTGGCCACCACGAGGATCCGCCGCCTTATCGCCTCGAGGTCCCCCCCGGTGGAGAGGTCCATGAGGGTGTCCGCCCCGTAGCGGATGGCCACCTTGGCCTTCTCCACCTCCTCCTCCACGTCCACGTAATCGAAGGAGGTGCCGAGGTTGGCGTTCACCTTTACGGAAAGCCCCTCCCCGATGCCCTTGAAGTCCTCCAGGGTGGCGTGGTTCTTGTTGCGGGGGATGACGATCCGGCCCGAGGCCACCCCTTCCCGCACGAACTCGGGGGAAACCCCCTCCTGCTCCGCCACGTAGGCCATCTCCTCGGTGATGATCCCCTTCCTCGCCGCTTCCAGTTGCGTCATCCTTCCACCCCCATGAGGGCAAGAAGCCTCCTTGCCGTCCAAGGGGCGAGGAGCACGCCGTTTCGGCCGTGCCCCACCGCCGCGTACACGCCTTCTCCCGCCTCGCCCACAAAGACCTCCCCCATGGGCCGATAGCCCCAAACCGCTCCCCTCAACCGAGCCTCGGCCAGGAGGGGAAAGCGCTCGTGGGCGTAGTCGGCAAGCCATCTAAGCCCGAAAAGATCCACCCCCGCTCCCCAGCCCTCCCTCGCCGTGGCCCCCACGTAGACCCCCCCTTCTCGGGGGAGAAGGTACCCCTCCCCGGCGAAGAGGGGGCCGGGGGGAGGAGGGCCCTGGAGGAGGAGGGCCTCCCCCCTAAGGGGCCGCACCCCTAGGCCGAAGCGGGCGGCCCAGGCCCCCACGGCGAGGACCACGTACCGGGCCTGCACCGCGCCCCCTGGGAAGGCCACCCTCCCCTCCCCCACCGCCTCCACCTCCACGGGCCAGAGGGGGACACCCCTTCGGGCCAGGAGGGCGAGGAGGGCCTCCCGCAGCGCCGCGGCGTGGACATAGCCCCCGGGAAAACGCCTGGCCCCGAGCCCCCCCCGCACCGGGTAGGGCGGGGCCTCCTCCGCCTGCCAAGCCGCCTTTTCCCCCTCCCCCAGGGCCACCACAAAGGTGCCGGAAAAACCCGCCTCTACGGAGAAACCCTCCTCCCGAAGCTCCGCCAAAAGCTCGGGGTAGTAGTGGAGGGCGTAGAGGCCCGCCTGCAAAAGCTCCCCGCTCAGCCCCTCGGGGTAGGGGGCGAGCATCCCGGCGCTTGCCCGGGTGGCGGCCCCCTCTTTGCCCGCGTCCAGGAGGACCACCTGAAGCCCCCGCTTGGCCAGCTCATAGGCCGTGAGGGCCCCGATGATCCCCGCCCCCACCACGGCCACCTCGGCCTTCACCCTGGCCTCCCCAAGGGCACCCCCTCCGTGGGGCTCGAGGGGCTCGCCGCCTCCCTGGGCCGCATGGGCCCCGCCAAATAGGCCTTCCTTCCCGCCTCCACCGCAAGCCTAAAGGCCTCGGCCATGGCCACGGGGTCTTCCGCCTCGGCGATGGCCGTGTTCACCAAGACCGCATCCAGGCCCAGCTCCATCACCTCTGCCGCGTGGGAGGGAAGGCCAAGCCCTGCATCCACCACCACCGGGGGGAGGCTTGGGCGCTCCCGGGCGAAGAGCTCCAGAAGGGCCCGGGTCTTCACCCCCCAACCCGAGCCGATGGGGGCGGCCAAGGGCATCACCGTGGCCGTACCCAAGGCGGCAAGCCGCTTGGCCAAGACCAGGTCGGGGCCCATGTAGGGCAGGACCAAAAAGCCCTCCTCCAGAAGCCTCTCCGCCGCCTTTAGCGTTTCTATGGGGTCGGGGAGGAGGTAGGTGGGGTCGGGGATGACCTCCAGCTTGACCCAGCGCTCCCCGGTGAGGAGGCGGCCTAGCCGGGCCAGGCGCATCGCTTCCTCGGCCGTCCTCGCCCCAGCGGTGTTGGGGAGAAGCCGCACCCCCTCCAGGGCCTCCAAAAGCCCCACGTGCCCCGGAGCCTTGAGCTCCACCCGCCTTACGGAAACCGTCACCACCTCCGCCCCCGCCGCCCTTATGGCCTCCCGCATCACCCCGAAGTCCTTGAACTTGCCCGAGCCCAGGATGAGGCGGCTTTTGAGCTCTACCTCGCCCACCTTCCAGGTATCCATCTAGCCCCCCTGCATCAGGGCCACCACCTCCACCACGTCGCCCTCCTTCAGGAGCCGCTCCGGCACCTCGGCCCCAGGGAAGGCCTCCTCGTTGAGGAGGACGGCAACCCTTTCCAGCTCCACGCCCAAGGCCTGGAGGACCTCCCTCAAGGTTTTCCCCTCCAGAGGCTTAGGCTCGCCGTTAAGCCACACCATAAAGCCGCTCCCGGAAAGCCTTGGCCGCGCCCTCGGGGTCCTGGGCGTCCAGGATGGCCCGCACCACCACGATGCGCCTCGCCCCCGCCTCGAGGACCCGGTCCAGGTTGGTGAGGTCAATCCCGCCGATGGCGAACCAGGGCCTCTCTCCTAGGTTCTCCGCTGCCCAGCGCACGTAGCCAAGCCCCGCCGCTTTCCGCCCCGGCTTGGTGGGCGTTTCCCACACCGGCCCCACGGAGAGGTAATCGGCCCCCTCCTCCAGGGCCCTTAGGGCCTGCTCCGGGGCGTGGGTGGAGCGGCCTATGAACCCCTGAAAGAAGCGCCGCGCCTCCATTGGGGTCAAGTCCCCCTGCCCCAGGTGCACCCCGTCCGCCCCCAGGAGGGCGGCCAGGTCCGGGCGGTCGTTGAGGAAGAAGGGGACCCCATAGCGCCTGGCCAAGGCCAGCATCCGCTCGCCCAGCTCCAGGATGGGCCTCGCCTCCCAGTCCTTGGCCCGAAGCTGCAAGACCTCCACCCCTCCCCCAAGGGCCCGCTCGGTGCGGTCCAGGGTCATCTCCATGGACCACCCTGGCCTTGGGGTCACCACCAGGTAAAGCCTTCCGCGCAACCGCTCACCCCCTTAGGCCAGCGGAAAGGCCCACGCGGCCCAAGGGAGGTTGGGTTTTGGGGGATTTAGGGTCTTCCGCATAGGCTTCCCTCCGCCGGCATTACCCGGATCAGGTTCCAAGGGTTGCTGGGAAAAACCCAGCTCTCAGCCCCTCCATTGGGGCACCCCTAGCCTGCCCTTCGACTATACCACGCCCCCCAACCCGAAAAGGGGGAAAGGCTACACTAGAAGAAACCCATGCGCCCCTACCTCGCCCTCGCCCTCCTCCTTTGGGGCCTCCACCTGGGCGTGGTGGCCGTGGCCGCCCTGGGGCTTACCCCACTCCTCCTTTGCGCCGCCGCCTTTTTGGCAGGAGCCTGCCTCGGGCTTGGCCTAAGCCGCCTGGCCCAGCACCTGCCCCTACCCCGCCTCCTCCTCCTGGCCCTCCTCCTAAACCCCTCCGCCTGGGTGGCCTTCTACCTTCTCCGGCCCGAATATGATCCCATGCACCTGGGCCTGGCCGTGGCCGTGGCGGCCTTTTTGCTCCTTCTCGCCGGGGCGTTTCTCCTCCTCCTCGCCGCCCTCCTCCCCCCTTGGCTCGCCCCCTGGCCCTTGGCCTTCTTTGGCCTCCTTTTGGCGCCCCTCTTCCAGCTCCTCGGGGACACCCTGGGCCAAGCCCTCCCCATCCCGGCCCGGTGGGGGGCCCTAGCCTTGGGCGTAGCCCTAAGCGGCCTCGGCCTCCGCCTAGCGGGAACCCCCGCAGGGACCCCTCCTCTTGCGTCCCCCTAACCCCCGTCCGTTCCCCCTCGGAGGGCTAGGGCTCGGTTCCCTATACCCTTGACTTTTACAGACTCAATGGTATATCTTCCTGGGTAACCCCCGAGGCCGGGGGAGGGAGGCA
Coding sequences within it:
- a CDS encoding thiazole synthase encodes the protein MDTWKVGEVELKSRLILGSGKFKDFGVMREAIRAAGAEVVTVSVRRVELKAPGHVGLLEALEGVRLLPNTAGARTAEEAMRLARLGRLLTGERWVKLEVIPDPTYLLPDPIETLKAAERLLEEGFLVLPYMGPDLVLAKRLAALGTATVMPLAAPIGSGWGVKTRALLELFARERPSLPPVVVDAGLGLPSHAAEVMELGLDAVLVNTAIAEAEDPVAMAEAFRLAVEAGRKAYLAGPMRPREAASPSSPTEGVPLGRPG
- a CDS encoding FAD-dependent oxidoreductase → MKAEVAVVGAGIIGALTAYELAKRGLQVVLLDAGKEGAATRASAGMLAPYPEGLSGELLQAGLYALHYYPELLAELREEGFSVEAGFSGTFVVALGEGEKAAWQAEEAPPYPVRGGLGARRFPGGYVHAAALREALLALLARRGVPLWPVEVEAVGEGRVAFPGGAVQARYVVLAVGAWAARFGLGVRPLRGEALLLQGPPPPGPLFAGEGYLLPREGGVYVGATAREGWGAGVDLFGLRWLADYAHERFPLLAEARLRGAVWGYRPMGEVFVGEAGEGVYAAVGHGRNGVLLAPWTARRLLALMGVEG
- a CDS encoding MFS transporter, with translation MDVLSRLERLPLGRPHYRLLFLLGLGWALDAMDVGLISFTLPALSREFGLSPVQAGLLGSAGLLGMLLGAAAGGRLADRLGRKAVVGYSLFLAGLGSLLTALAPGLGWVYFFRFLTGLGLGAELPVAASLMGEFSPRAHRGRMVVLLEAFWAVGWLLAALAGYLLVPGLGWRAAFLVGALPALYAAYLRLSLPESPRWLVAQGRLKEAEALVVAWEKAFSHPLPPPSPVPSPRAYPYAALFRPPLLRRTLFLSLAWFALNAGYYGAFIWLPSLLVAQGYTLVRSLEYVLLITLAQVPGYLAAAFLVERLGRRPVLVAFLAFSALAAYLLSRSSSPAEVLLFGSLLSFFNLGAWGAIYAYTPELFPTALRGSGAGLAAAVGRVGGILAPYATGVLLPALGPGGVLALHGGLLLLAGLFAFGVGVETRGRPLEEG
- the thiE gene encoding thiamine phosphate synthase, encoding MRGRLYLVVTPRPGWSMEMTLDRTERALGGGVEVLQLRAKDWEARPILELGERMLALARRYGVPFFLNDRPDLAALLGADGVHLGQGDLTPMEARRFFQGFIGRSTHAPEQALRALEEGADYLSVGPVWETPTKPGRKAAGLGYVRWAAENLGERPWFAIGGIDLTNLDRVLEAGARRIVVVRAILDAQDPEGAAKAFRERLYGVA
- the thiC gene encoding phosphomethylpyrimidine synthase ThiC, which produces MTQLEAARKGIITEEMAYVAEQEGVSPEFVREGVASGRIVIPRNKNHATLEDFKGIGEGLSVKVNANLGTSFDYVDVEEEVEKAKVAIRYGADTLMDLSTGGDLEAIRRRILVVATVPLGTVPIYEAEFRAAKRKNFFDMSADELFEVIEAHGKEGVDYITVHVGVTLKNLEIYRNSPRTTGIVSRGGGLMAAWMLHRGEENPLYARFDDLLDLARTYDMTLSLGDGLRPGSLADSTDRAQIAELLTIGELVERARRAGVQAMVEGPGHIPLNEVATNVQIQKKLTGHAPFYILGMLPVDTAAGFDHLAGAIGGALAGWMGADMLCYLTPAEHLGLPTVEHVKEGVIAFKIAAHAADVARGNPRALERNRRMSEARYRLDWEAQFALCLFPEEARRLKEERGSRTKACSMCGPFCPMNLVEAVLRGKGRLELPVA
- the thiS gene encoding sulfur carrier protein ThiS, whose protein sequence is MVWLNGEPKPLEGKTLREVLQALGVELERVAVLLNEEAFPGAEVPERLLKEGDVVEVVALMQGG